A part of Lactobacillus sp. ESL0700 genomic DNA contains:
- a CDS encoding DUF1542 domain-containing protein, which yields MLGKNNFKERLRKMSLESKKDRFSIRKLTIGVASVLLGFTFMGVKGQTVKADTVQPAQSQSTAAKPTAELDKKSEAKSDTSANKSSQNLTTYAGLKSFLRDDSSVTAKPEEPAKTPAKDDQTPPTTDEQKPATTPDEDQKPIAPGQNTDQPATKPDEDGQKPDSDTAVNITTGDEDNAAAAATTTQKQKPQAKGLLETLNLATTTESSVNVGSWAGLVLAFGNKNIHEINIINDIQAPTGGLGSDTAVATRPLVIKSAVADPDNPGDSPRYTIDFQMTRPRDFNITSDVNITYENLNIYSRTFYGLMQTSSNTKAIVNFKNVNFIGSQMMYVGAHTEVHFYGTNTAQSVKTYTNSWGTYDTEFLGTYQQLFEFTKKGGRLIFENGTQFTGTTYAGNVIEMSKGENGSDTINGEQLANDNQVLVKTGALVTLNPKGGETPDRVDRVENSNSANGILIYSGQGTVTIQQGATMNINVGGTTDYMGTLNNRRAKAINLADDNSSLTVEDGGNVNITTNGNISDKKGKGPASTLVNIGGNLIVGKKANFSIVGTNMGNFAGTLMNIGGTSKITGSDFSIKLTDNPGTGKLTLFNPGNGTTITNPDDFLLDRGANSAANILSTGNFALNSVRLKQPGETVSKAFRTFGFKGNSNGTLSTLSNLIEGISPSDEAAAIALINNQNLSTLEFISANDGFLTIDPIAEDDIDIDDDDNEIITGYANEGGAYISAVMPNGSRVGTVTSPYHKEAEQGIKYAAVSADTPETSGAHQGKFKFTVTIPSSQLAGVTSGSTATLTATKNFVEGDPSLADPQNPQTAKLYSADEISTKRQADAVKKINDAAAAAKQQINTLFGSDTAKAQPYLDQIDEWVNKSTANDPTSADSVYGTTDKDEIINRRDTAITAINQQVTDAQVANAESARAAAKKEVQDYADKANQYLGTTTDDAQIKAYVDAANKAIDEATGDDITAAVGQAKKDILAEFKTKAQAAVTKETSTNSNRIKNVFALSSEQKTKYGDELQSASTDGIAAITAADDLDKAGAAYQTAETNMGKVFATASDVSDLRKYKNGLEQKYPSLKDKLESESASYEDQIDAGTSDLAAGKAALDKIVTAHNSAATTELQTAYDKAKQELASSSNSKVQDALTAAQDAINAVGTAGDEADMTAKKEAAQTAIDKLNALITLQNEATSEKSKYAAMYPNDASVVEQINSDIDTVLATGIDKITDSSTTKDNLQEVTTAGIVGIDRVGAKAQLEQKAQEIKDQINNLSGLSAGERDEQIQKVDDLLTNSKHTGYQDQIDHAASQDAVNTLTAAGLTALNNLLTDQTLASEKNNAITKLQAAQKAANDQIDGTSLSDTDKAKYKQDIQDQVDQGISNIQAGTSQGAINDAEVTAENHINGIVTNANSQDTALQAAQTAAINDLNQYAQTAKNTIDSLPADQVSASEKEAYKKQIDQAVTAATNNINTATTPDDVASSKTIGKTNIDKVQVAADLAAAKAKAVQELTASQTANKQKIDDLFTAGKIDADKQDELKGKIDDFYSDAVDKVNNDTSTNRITVDKNAGIKAMNGVATDAANTANQEIADAKDNALDNDGNPIGLNNLAEQLKEHIEQDSNLGPSQKLDYQKQIDDALSSAKADVAAAETTDAVKQAATDGRTAMLQIKDAADLKSAKIAAERALLAKHDAVIDAINQKNNIDSDGKAALIAQVESAYNTALGKVDNPTPATINQVNTERDNGIDNMQNVLISAGDLDSSIKEYQDKLDQVAQDAVERVNNSSMTDDAKQEAVTEINKARDEGKKQIAAQDNLADIKTAEAAGEAAILKAEKDTSLAAAKDVANKQIDDAVTNAKQELNDPARGLNAAEIAAAEAAIDADAIDAHNKINAATTEAAVTAAEKLGQSTIYQEVDKAALVAKKRHAKEEIQAAIDAGQFSEEDKQKAQTIMDTANTEIDAATDNDRIKAIKDAALEGIKNIKDAADLNTAKDAAIAALDKELNGDGTAENPGILAQIANNHDLTPEEVTKYQDQAKAAYTKAVAEINGSKDAESITARERAGKLNIDKALTDAILQNKKNKANAELEQFAKDAATAIDQLELDQTKKDELKSSVNSELEKAENKINAATDEAGINTALADGKTAISNISDHATDEELTQAATNAIADLQNKADDVKKQIAQSYHDGKIDQDQYKQLNDQVQTALDNATTAINQAKTPDEVSSAAATGATSIAAVGTAKGVKEALNDNLTALNNAADQANQAIDASSSSPAEKKKQKAAIEAERVKAADKIKAAKNTSDPITNMAAAKDDGVKTIANISKLYGDKDAAIKDLKKKADAAKAQIAELAKNPSDAANPYLSAGEVTAANKAVTDALNAAISTINAAADKDEIDSAKTAGDEAITNSILPAQLIVEKNKQIAAINAYANGANGNGAIDGLGLTDEQKTALKAQIEAARKKAVDKINNVQLPANPTTADLTDATAAITDAEQGNVTNGDVADFGEAGINTIVNAANDQGTLNHKNDNIKALEQYAADAKQKIEQLGLPADKQQDQKAAVDAEVTKAKAKILAAADATAADTELSTGKTNIDNVLGSAQLDGKKCAALDAVKDEQTRAIAIVNKSSLTPEQKKAAIAEINGVYAGIKQNIEATANDSDLDTAKTDGINKVRAILNKENSENHPYFNNEIDNTKDLATDYGNLVLTADEKSKYSDLIAKVEQGISDLNGSTDLGTAVNAYDSGRTALNKLIADKEVNDAAQAAKDKIDQIPDDVLSSADKEALKAKVDTAADKATSAINKVDAPAGDVAGKADKINQIKTDGMKDIAAYDTQALDHTKTDAKNKLKQEADDANTAIDNSNLTDEQKTEQKQKVQEALTDAQGKVDAATDQAGVNTALSDGKTAIDDVSKTTTILLDKNQAIKDLQDAADKANAAIDASNLSDEDKAARKADVAAAVEDAQYGIGQATTSDEIQTALTTGKTAIEKVETDVNLQAAKNKAKQDLQDAADKVNTAIDSSNLTDEQKTEQKQKVQDALTDAQGKVDTAADQTAIDKAVSDGKTAIEKVETDVNLQVAKNKAKQDLQDAADNANTAIDNSNLTDEQKTEQKQKVQDALTDAQGKVDTAADQTEIDTAVSDGKTAITTVTTGTTLLDTQHNAEEQLQSAANDAIAAIDNSNLTDAEKTEQKQKVQDDLTAAKDKVNQATDPAGVASELSKGKELLTARQDAITKIDQAYTTAKEKLAAGKISPTQLADAKQKALTSLNGATTSDEINNQLDDLVRDIAKAAVQDAANAADQAIDSNTSYSQSDKTKLKDKIAELLNAATKDQGAIDHATGHDGVIVERDNAIDEIIKHYTDKQTIDNLLHGNDSSSSNGGSTVTPTPLPTLPVSNTASKKQTLRHNSYVYDESGKRANKLVLKAGSTVKTYGTKEIAGQTYVIVHSQGQEYYLVAENIIGKSAKLSHNAYVYNHAGKRVGKTVLKKGKSITVYGSPVKIAGKQYYIISAGRYVKAAGVKTAINTGTASQPTTLGPNEKPLMHNAYLYNKKGERVSEVVLTSNSVVEVAGSLTVNGREFTKLTNGYYVAAANVTGTEQKLTHNAAVYNKSGKQIGKKVIKKGKQVTVYGDPITIKGKKYYIIGRNQYLKASNF from the coding sequence ATGTTAGGAAAAAATAATTTTAAAGAGAGATTACGAAAAATGAGTCTTGAGTCGAAGAAAGATCGTTTTTCAATTAGGAAACTAACAATCGGCGTTGCGTCGGTCTTGCTCGGTTTTACTTTTATGGGCGTTAAGGGGCAAACTGTTAAGGCTGATACTGTACAGCCGGCACAAAGCCAAAGTACAGCAGCAAAGCCAACTGCTGAATTAGACAAAAAATCAGAAGCTAAGTCTGATACTTCTGCGAATAAGAGCAGCCAAAACTTAACGACTTATGCTGGGTTAAAGTCGTTCTTGAGGGATGATTCTTCAGTAACTGCTAAGCCAGAAGAACCTGCTAAAACTCCAGCCAAAGATGATCAGACGCCACCAACTACTGATGAACAAAAGCCGGCAACTACACCGGATGAGGATCAGAAGCCGATAGCACCTGGTCAAAATACCGACCAACCAGCTACTAAGCCAGATGAAGATGGTCAAAAACCGGACTCTGATACAGCGGTTAATATTACAACTGGCGATGAAGACAATGCTGCAGCTGCAGCAACGACAACGCAAAAACAAAAGCCACAAGCAAAGGGTCTACTTGAGACGCTTAACTTGGCAACAACTACGGAATCTTCGGTTAATGTCGGGAGTTGGGCCGGTTTAGTTCTTGCTTTTGGTAACAAGAACATTCATGAAATTAATATTATTAATGACATTCAAGCACCAACTGGTGGTTTGGGCTCCGATACTGCTGTCGCTACCAGACCTTTGGTGATTAAGTCTGCAGTTGCCGATCCAGATAATCCTGGTGATAGTCCGCGGTATACAATTGACTTTCAAATGACCCGGCCGCGGGATTTCAATATCACTTCTGATGTGAATATTACTTATGAAAACTTAAACATTTACAGTCGTACTTTTTACGGCCTAATGCAGACGAGCAGTAATACGAAAGCGATTGTTAATTTCAAGAATGTTAACTTTATTGGCTCGCAAATGATGTACGTTGGTGCTCATACCGAAGTTCATTTTTACGGCACTAATACAGCACAATCTGTTAAAACTTACACTAATAGCTGGGGTACTTACGATACTGAATTTTTGGGTACCTATCAGCAATTATTTGAGTTTACTAAAAAGGGTGGTCGCTTAATTTTTGAAAACGGCACCCAATTTACCGGAACGACATATGCCGGCAACGTTATTGAAATGAGTAAAGGAGAAAATGGCTCTGATACAATTAACGGTGAACAACTAGCTAATGATAACCAAGTGCTTGTGAAAACCGGTGCCCTTGTTACCTTAAATCCTAAGGGTGGTGAAACGCCTGACAGGGTAGACCGTGTTGAAAACAGTAATTCAGCTAACGGGATTTTAATTTATTCTGGTCAAGGTACAGTTACCATTCAACAGGGTGCCACCATGAACATCAATGTTGGTGGGACAACCGATTATATGGGTACACTCAATAACCGGCGGGCTAAGGCAATTAACTTAGCCGATGATAATTCAAGCTTAACGGTTGAAGATGGTGGTAATGTAAACATTACAACTAACGGTAATATCAGTGATAAGAAAGGAAAAGGTCCTGCCAGTACTTTAGTTAATATTGGTGGTAACTTAATCGTTGGCAAGAAAGCTAACTTTAGTATTGTTGGGACTAATATGGGTAACTTTGCCGGAACACTGATGAACATCGGTGGTACTTCCAAGATAACCGGTAGTGACTTTAGCATTAAACTGACTGATAATCCTGGAACTGGCAAGTTAACCCTGTTTAACCCAGGTAATGGGACAACGATTACTAACCCAGATGACTTTTTGCTTGATCGGGGAGCTAACAGTGCTGCCAACATTCTTTCAACAGGTAATTTTGCTCTTAATAGCGTCAGATTGAAGCAACCGGGCGAAACTGTTTCCAAAGCCTTCAGAACGTTTGGCTTTAAAGGCAACAGTAATGGTACACTGTCAACTTTAAGCAACTTGATTGAGGGGATTAGTCCGAGTGATGAAGCTGCCGCAATTGCTTTAATTAATAATCAGAACTTGTCGACTTTGGAATTTATCAGTGCAAATGATGGCTTCTTAACCATTGATCCAATTGCGGAAGACGATATTGATATTGACGATGACGACAATGAAATAATTACTGGTTATGCCAACGAAGGTGGCGCATATATTTCTGCGGTAATGCCTAATGGCAGCCGTGTGGGAACGGTAACGAGTCCGTATCATAAAGAAGCTGAGCAAGGGATTAAGTATGCGGCTGTTTCCGCTGATACTCCAGAAACCAGTGGTGCCCATCAAGGCAAGTTTAAGTTTACGGTGACGATTCCAAGCAGCCAGCTTGCTGGTGTTACATCTGGTAGCACGGCAACGTTAACTGCCACTAAGAACTTCGTTGAAGGTGATCCGTCACTGGCAGATCCGCAAAACCCACAAACAGCCAAACTTTATTCGGCTGATGAAATTTCAACCAAACGGCAAGCAGATGCAGTTAAGAAGATTAATGATGCGGCAGCGGCAGCAAAGCAGCAGATAAATACTTTGTTTGGCTCCGATACTGCTAAGGCACAGCCATATCTTGATCAGATTGATGAGTGGGTTAATAAGTCGACGGCTAATGACCCAACTTCTGCTGATTCGGTTTACGGCACAACTGATAAGGATGAAATAATTAACCGTCGCGACACAGCAATTACAGCAATTAACCAGCAGGTAACTGATGCTCAAGTAGCAAACGCTGAAAGTGCTCGGGCTGCAGCTAAAAAGGAAGTTCAAGATTACGCGGATAAGGCTAACCAATATTTAGGTACAACTACTGATGATGCCCAAATCAAGGCCTACGTTGATGCCGCCAATAAAGCAATCGATGAGGCAACAGGTGATGATATTACTGCGGCTGTTGGTCAAGCAAAGAAAGATATTTTAGCTGAGTTCAAGACTAAGGCACAGGCAGCCGTAACTAAGGAGACCAGCACTAATTCGAATAGAATTAAAAATGTTTTCGCATTATCGTCAGAGCAAAAGACGAAGTATGGTGATGAACTGCAATCAGCCTCTACAGATGGTATAGCCGCAATTACGGCAGCTGACGATTTAGATAAAGCTGGTGCTGCTTACCAAACGGCTGAGACAAATATGGGTAAGGTCTTTGCGACAGCTAGCGATGTTTCAGACTTGCGTAAATATAAGAACGGGTTGGAGCAAAAGTATCCAAGTTTAAAGGATAAACTCGAAAGTGAGTCAGCAAGTTATGAAGATCAGATTGATGCTGGCACCAGTGATTTAGCTGCTGGTAAAGCTGCCCTTGACAAGATTGTTACCGCGCATAATTCTGCAGCAACTACTGAATTGCAGACAGCTTATGATAAAGCTAAACAAGAGCTTGCAAGCAGTTCTAATTCCAAGGTTCAAGATGCGTTAACTGCAGCCCAAGATGCAATTAATGCAGTGGGCACTGCGGGTGACGAAGCTGATATGACTGCTAAAAAAGAGGCAGCCCAAACAGCAATTGACAAGTTGAACGCGTTAATTACCTTGCAAAACGAGGCTACTAGTGAAAAGTCGAAGTACGCCGCAATGTATCCTAATGATGCTTCTGTTGTCGAACAGATTAATTCAGACATTGATACCGTATTAGCAACGGGAATTGACAAGATAACAGATAGTTCTACGACTAAAGATAATTTGCAGGAAGTAACGACTGCTGGCATCGTGGGCATTGACCGCGTTGGTGCTAAGGCACAACTTGAGCAAAAGGCGCAAGAGATTAAAGATCAGATTAACAATTTGTCGGGCTTGAGTGCTGGTGAACGTGACGAGCAAATTCAAAAAGTAGATGACTTGTTGACTAACAGCAAGCATACTGGTTATCAAGATCAAATCGATCACGCAGCTAGTCAAGATGCGGTTAACACATTGACTGCTGCCGGTCTTACTGCGCTGAATAATTTGTTAACGGACCAAACATTAGCTTCTGAAAAGAATAATGCAATTACTAAATTGCAGGCTGCACAAAAAGCCGCTAATGATCAAATTGATGGTACTAGTTTGAGCGATACCGACAAGGCTAAATATAAGCAGGACATCCAAGATCAAGTTGATCAAGGAATTAGCAATATTCAAGCAGGGACTTCACAGGGTGCAATTAACGATGCCGAAGTAACTGCCGAGAATCATATTAATGGCATTGTAACTAATGCTAATAGTCAGGATACTGCATTGCAGGCTGCACAAACTGCCGCAATCAATGACCTTAATCAATATGCGCAAACTGCTAAGAATACAATTGACAGCTTGCCAGCTGATCAGGTGAGTGCTAGCGAGAAGGAAGCCTACAAGAAGCAAATTGACCAAGCGGTTACCGCTGCAACTAATAACATTAATACCGCAACAACGCCAGATGACGTTGCTAGTTCCAAGACAATTGGTAAGACTAACATTGATAAAGTTCAAGTAGCCGCCGATTTAGCGGCTGCTAAAGCCAAAGCGGTGCAAGAATTAACGGCTTCGCAGACAGCTAATAAGCAAAAAATTGATGATTTGTTTACCGCAGGCAAGATTGATGCCGATAAACAAGATGAGTTAAAGGGCAAGATTGATGACTTTTATAGCGATGCCGTTGATAAAGTCAATAATGATACCTCAACCAATCGAATTACAGTTGATAAGAATGCCGGAATTAAGGCAATGAATGGTGTGGCAACTGATGCTGCTAACACTGCTAATCAAGAAATTGCGGATGCTAAGGATAACGCGTTAGATAATGACGGTAATCCAATTGGGTTGAATAATTTGGCTGAGCAACTTAAAGAGCACATTGAGCAAGATAGTAATTTAGGGCCAAGCCAAAAATTAGATTACCAAAAGCAAATTGATGATGCTTTAAGTAGTGCCAAGGCCGATGTCGCTGCAGCAGAGACAACAGATGCTGTTAAACAGGCAGCAACTGATGGCCGGACTGCAATGTTGCAGATTAAAGATGCTGCAGATTTAAAGTCAGCCAAGATTGCTGCTGAACGAGCATTACTAGCCAAGCATGATGCCGTAATTGATGCGATTAACCAAAAGAATAATATCGATAGTGACGGCAAGGCTGCATTAATTGCTCAAGTTGAGTCTGCGTATAATACCGCTTTAGGCAAGGTTGATAATCCAACACCAGCAACGATTAACCAAGTTAATACTGAGCGTGATAATGGTATTGACAACATGCAAAACGTTTTAATCAGTGCCGGTGACCTTGATAGTTCAATTAAGGAATACCAAGATAAGCTTGACCAAGTAGCTCAGGATGCAGTCGAGCGAGTTAATAATTCGTCAATGACTGATGACGCTAAGCAAGAAGCAGTTACGGAAATTAACAAGGCCCGTGATGAAGGCAAAAAGCAGATTGCTGCCCAAGATAATTTAGCTGATATTAAGACTGCCGAAGCTGCTGGTGAAGCCGCAATTTTAAAGGCAGAAAAAGATACTAGTTTGGCTGCTGCTAAGGATGTTGCCAATAAGCAAATTGATGATGCAGTTACTAATGCTAAACAGGAGCTTAATGATCCTGCTCGCGGTCTGAATGCCGCTGAAATTGCTGCTGCTGAAGCTGCAATTGATGCAGATGCAATTGACGCTCACAATAAGATTAATGCGGCGACAACTGAAGCTGCAGTTACTGCTGCTGAAAAATTGGGTCAATCAACAATTTATCAAGAAGTTGATAAGGCAGCATTGGTGGCAAAGAAGCGCCATGCTAAAGAAGAAATTCAGGCTGCAATTGATGCAGGACAATTTAGCGAAGAAGATAAGCAGAAAGCCCAGACAATTATGGACACTGCTAATACTGAAATTGATGCTGCAACTGATAATGACAGAATTAAGGCTATCAAGGATGCTGCTTTAGAAGGAATTAAAAATATTAAAGATGCTGCTGATTTGAATACTGCCAAAGATGCTGCGATTGCTGCTCTTGATAAGGAATTAAATGGTGATGGAACTGCTGAAAATCCAGGAATTTTGGCCCAGATTGCTAATAACCATGACTTAACTCCTGAGGAAGTAACAAAATATCAGGACCAAGCTAAGGCTGCTTATACTAAGGCAGTTGCTGAAATTAATGGCTCTAAAGATGCAGAATCAATTACAGCTAGAGAACGTGCTGGAAAGCTTAATATTGACAAAGCTTTGACTGACGCCATCTTGCAAAATAAGAAGAATAAGGCTAACGCCGAACTGGAGCAGTTTGCTAAAGATGCTGCAACTGCAATTGATCAGTTAGAGTTGGATCAAACCAAAAAGGATGAACTGAAGAGTTCAGTTAACAGTGAATTGGAGAAGGCAGAGAATAAGATTAATGCTGCAACCGATGAAGCTGGAATTAATACGGCTTTAGCTGATGGCAAGACTGCCATTAGTAATATTAGCGATCATGCAACTGATGAAGAATTGACCCAAGCAGCAACGAATGCCATCGCTGATTTGCAAAATAAAGCAGATGATGTCAAGAAGCAGATTGCCCAGTCTTACCATGATGGCAAGATCGATCAGGATCAATACAAGCAATTGAACGACCAGGTTCAGACTGCCCTTGATAATGCAACAACAGCCATTAATCAGGCAAAAACTCCTGATGAAGTTTCTTCAGCAGCAGCAACTGGCGCAACATCTATTGCCGCAGTTGGCACTGCTAAGGGTGTCAAAGAAGCTCTGAATGATAATTTGACGGCTTTGAATAACGCTGCCGATCAGGCAAATCAAGCAATTGATGCGTCATCGAGTTCACCTGCTGAAAAGAAGAAGCAGAAGGCCGCAATTGAGGCTGAACGAGTTAAGGCTGCAGATAAGATTAAGGCTGCCAAGAATACCTCCGATCCAATCACCAATATGGCGGCTGCTAAGGATGATGGCGTAAAGACAATTGCGAACATTTCTAAGCTTTATGGTGACAAAGATGCCGCAATTAAAGATTTGAAGAAAAAGGCTGATGCAGCTAAAGCGCAAATTGCAGAGCTTGCTAAGAATCCATCTGATGCCGCTAACCCATATTTGAGTGCCGGTGAAGTTACGGCCGCTAACAAGGCAGTAACCGATGCATTGAATGCCGCTATTTCAACAATTAACGCAGCAGCGGATAAAGATGAAATTGATTCAGCCAAAACCGCTGGTGACGAAGCAATTACTAACTCAATTTTGCCAGCACAATTAATAGTTGAGAAGAACAAGCAAATTGCTGCAATTAATGCTTATGCTAACGGTGCAAATGGTAACGGTGCAATTGATGGCTTAGGCTTAACTGATGAGCAAAAGACCGCTTTGAAAGCCCAAATTGAGGCAGCGAGAAAGAAAGCCGTTGATAAGATTAATAATGTTCAGTTACCAGCTAACCCTACGACTGCCGATTTGACAGATGCGACAGCGGCAATTACTGACGCTGAGCAGGGTAATGTAACAAATGGCGACGTAGCTGACTTTGGTGAGGCAGGCATTAATACAATTGTTAATGCTGCTAACGATCAAGGAACGCTAAACCATAAGAATGACAACATTAAGGCACTGGAACAATATGCTGCTGACGCAAAACAGAAGATTGAACAACTGGGCTTGCCAGCAGATAAGCAGCAGGATCAAAAAGCTGCAGTTGATGCTGAAGTTACAAAGGCCAAGGCCAAGATTTTGGCTGCTGCTGATGCAACTGCTGCCGATACGGAATTATCCACAGGCAAGACAAACATTGACAATGTTTTAGGAAGTGCTCAGCTTGACGGTAAGAAGTGTGCAGCCCTTGATGCTGTTAAGGATGAACAAACTAGGGCAATCGCAATTGTTAATAAATCGAGTCTGACGCCGGAGCAAAAGAAGGCGGCAATTGCGGAGATTAACGGTGTTTATGCTGGTATCAAGCAAAACATTGAGGCAACTGCTAATGATTCTGACCTTGACACTGCTAAAACAGATGGGATTAACAAGGTTCGCGCTATTTTAAACAAAGAAAATAGTGAAAATCACCCATACTTCAATAATGAAATCGACAATACGAAGGACTTGGCAACTGATTACGGTAATTTAGTGTTAACTGCCGATGAAAAATCCAAGTACAGCGATTTAATTGCAAAAGTTGAACAAGGCATTAGTGATCTCAATGGCTCGACTGATTTAGGAACAGCAGTTAATGCTTATGACAGCGGTAGAACTGCATTGAATAAGTTGATTGCTGATAAAGAAGTCAACGACGCAGCTCAAGCAGCCAAGGATAAGATTGACCAAATTCCAGATGATGTTTTGAGCAGTGCCGACAAGGAAGCATTGAAGGCCAAAGTTGATACTGCTGCTGATAAGGCAACGAGTGCCATTAACAAGGTTGATGCACCTGCTGGGGATGTTGCCGGCAAGGCTGACAAGATTAATCAAATTAAGACAGATGGCATGAAGGATATTGCTGCTTATGATACTCAGGCATTGGATCACACTAAGACTGATGCGAAGAATAAGTTAAAGCAAGAAGCAGACGACGCCAACACGGCAATTGATAATTCTAATTTGACCGACGAGCAAAAGACAGAGCAGAAGCAAAAAGTGCAAGAAGCTTTGACAGATGCTCAAGGCAAGGTAGATGCAGCGACTGATCAAGCTGGAGTTAATACGGCTTTGTCAGATGGCAAGACAGCAATTGATGACGTTTCCAAGACGACTACAATTTTGCTTGATAAGAATCAAGCAATTAAGGACTTGCAAGACGCTGCCGATAAAGCCAATGCAGCAATTGACGCTTCTAACTTGTCTGATGAGGATAAGGCTGCAAGGAAGGCAGATGTTGCTGCTGCAGTGGAAGATGCACAATATGGTATTGGTCAAGCAACAACTAGTGATGAAATTCAAACTGCATTGACAACTGGTAAGACAGCGATTGAAAAAGTAGAAACCGATGTGAACTTGCAAGCTGCCAAGAATAAAGCAAAGCAAGATTTGCAAGATGCAGCCGACAAGGTCAACACGGCAATCGATAGTTCCAATTTAACTGACGAGCAAAAGACGGAGCAGAAGCAAAAAGTACAAGATGCTTTGACAGATGCTCAAGGTAAAGTAGATACTGCCGCTGATCAAACAGCAATTGATAAAGCTGTGTCGGATGGTAAGACAGCGATTGAAAAAGTAGAAACCGATGTGAACTTGCAAGTTGCCAAGAATAAAGCAAAGCAAGATTTGCAAGATGCAGCTGATAATGCCAATACGGCAATTGATAATTCTAATTTAACTGACGAGCAAAAGACGGAGCAGAAGCAAAAGGTGCAAGATGCTTTGACAGATGCTCAAGGTAAAGTAGATACTGCCGCTGATCAAACAGAAATTGATACTGCTGTGTCAGATGGTAAGACAGCGATTACTACTGTGACAACTGGTACGACGCTCCTTGACACACAGCACAATGCTGAAGAGCAATTGCAGTCAGCCGCAAATGATGCTATCGCAGCAATTGATAATTCAAACTTGACTGATGCAGAAAAGACAGAGCAAAAGCAAAAGGTACAGGATGACTTAACGGCAGCTAAAGACAAGGTTAACCAAGCAACTGATCCTGCTGGTGTCGCAAGTGAGTTGAGCAAGGGTAAAGAGTTACTTACTGCTAGACAAGATGCAATTACTAAGATTGACCAAGCTTACACCACGGCTAAGGAAAAACTAGCTGCAGGAAAAATTAGTCCAACGCAATTGGCTGATGCTAAGCAAAAAGCACTGACTAGCTTAAACGGCGCAACAACCAGTGATGAAATAAATAATCAGCTTGACGACTTGGTTCGTGATATTGCTAAGGCAGCCGTTCAGGACGCAGCCAATGCAGCTGATCAAGCTATTGACAGCAACACTAGTTACAGCCAATCTGATAAGACCAAGCTCAAGGACAAAATTGCCGAATTGCTAAATGCAGCAACCAAAGATCAAGGTGCAATTGATCATGCAACTGGTCACGATGGTGTAATTGTCGAACGTGACAATGCAATTGATGAAATCATCAAGCATTACACTGATAAACAGACGATTGACAATCTTCTGCATGGCAATGATAGCAGCAGTTCAAACGGCGGTTCAACAGTAACACCGACACCACTGCCAACTCTGCCAGTAAGCAATACAGCAAGTAAGAAGCAAACTTTACGGCACAACTCTTACGTCTATGATGAAAGTGGTAAGCGAGCTAATAAGTTAGTTCTGAAGGCTGGTTCAACGGTTAAGACATATGGTACCAAGGAGATTGCTGGTCAGACTTACGTAATTGTTCACAGTCAAGGTCAAGAATATTACCTAGTTGCTGAGAACATCATTGGTAAGTCAGCTAAGTTGAGCCATAATGCTTATGTCTACAACCATGCTGGCAAACGTGTCGGCAAGACCGTGCTCAAGAAGGGTAAATCGATTACAGTTTATGGCAGTCCAGTCAAGATTGCTGGTAAGCAGTACTACATTATTAGCGCTGGCAGATATGTCAAAGCCGCTGGGGTCAAGACTGCAATAAATACCGGTACTGCGAGTCAACCAACGACTTTAGGACCGAATGAAAAACCGTTAATGCACAATGCTTATTTGTACAATAAAAAAGGTGAGCGTGTCAGCGAAGTAGTGCTGACTAGCAATTCGGTTGTTGAAGTAGCAGGTAGCTTGACCGTCAATGGTCGCGAGTTTACCAAGCTGACTAACGGCTATTATGTCGCAGCTGCTAATGTCACTGGCACTGAGCAAAAGCTGACGCACAATGCGGCTGTTTACAATAAGTCTGGTAAGCAAATTGGCAAAAAGGTAATTAAGAAGGGCAAGCAGGTCACTGTTTATGGCGATCCAATTACGATTAAAGGTAAAAAGTATTACATTATTGGTCGCAACCAATATCTTAAGGCAAGTAATTTTTAG